In the genome of Colletotrichum lupini chromosome 8, complete sequence, one region contains:
- a CDS encoding major facilitator superfamily transporter, protein MDAKDSQSNPRNDISLESLHPIEPNADGNVDDKKDIPIIASASPPPTIANVNILDEEDAQSGPDSSQVENEKLKRRARWALFIMSFFMGDVADGLGPFLGVYLQQRGWEPGLRGMVSTAGGVATIIATGPIGALIDATKYKRFLVAGCALLVGVSQGLNLISTHPALVFSTQIVSAVAGTSMMPLLVALTLGICSPDQEGSTTQNKRKHSFRVLNGRNQAANHAGNMVSAGLAGVLGSKFGLNAVFYLVMAFCATTIASVFLLPERAVDHTAARGGPAPDQSAGNAHRTQERGEVDIHDFAERGDMPPPQTPIASPKASFRRLSLKPKFTYSWIKIFQNNWPLGIVAITIFMFHLGNAAILFLYGQALVAAGEGDPAATTGLTVIIAQGTMVIVSILSAWASGRYGYWSAVLLSYCVLPVRAAVAGRVMKGWGVWPVQILDGIGAGIQSVAIPGLLAVMMAGTGHVNVTMSIVGGITRQTGAAISHSLAGWVAQARSYSFALYLMGVFPLVSVFLWAIFYKILRPVMDKKLEETNT, encoded by the exons ATGGACGCCAAGGATTCACAGTCCAACCCGCGCAACGACATTAGCCTCGAGTCGCTGCACCCGATTGAGCCCAACGCGGATGGGAACGTTGACGACAAGAAGGACATACCGATCATTGCATCGGCATCTCCGCCACCTACCATCGCCAATGTTAACATACTAGACGAGGAAGATGCGCAGTCGGGCCCTGACTCGAGCCAGGTGGAAAACGAGAAGTTGAAAAGGCGGGCACGCTGGGCTCTCTTCATTATGTCCTTCTTCATGGGAGATGTTGCGGATGGGCTCGGCCCATTTCTTGGCGTTTACCTACAACAACGTGGGTGGGAACCTGGGCTGCGTGGTATGGTGAGTACGGCGGGCGGTGTTGCTACCATCATAGCAACGGGGCCGATCGGTGCGCTTATAGATGCAACGAA GTACAAGCGATTTCTCGTCGCTGGCTGCGCCCTCCTCGTGGGTGTTTCTCAAGGACTCAATCTGATCTCCACACATCCGGCCCTCGTCTTTTCCACGCAAATTGTGTCTGCCGTCGCAGGCACAAGCATGATGCCTCTTCTCGTGGCGCTCACACTGGGCATCTGCTCCCCTGACCAAGAAGGCAGCACTACGCAGAACAAGAGAAAGCACAGCTTCCGCGTACTAAATGGACGAAATCAGGCAGCTAATCATGCAGGCAACATGGTCAGCGCGGGTCTAGCTGGGGTTTTGGGGTCGAAATTCGGCTTGAACGCGGTCTTCTACCTCGTCATGGCATTCTGCGCAACGACGATAGCAAGTGTTTTCCTCCTACCGGAGAGAGCAGTCGATCATACAGCAGCAAGAGGAGGGCCTGCTCCTGATCAAAGCGCGGGTAATGCCCATCGAACGCAAGAGAGAGGGGAGGTAGACATCCATGATTTCGCAGAAAGGGGCGACATGCCACCTCCTCAGACTCCGATTGCCAGTCCTAAGGCCAGCTTCCGTCGATTGAGTCTGAAGCCCAAGTTCACTTACAGCTGGATCAAGATCTTTCAAAACAATTGGCCTCTCGGTATTGTCGCCATCACAATATTCATGTTCCACCTCGGCAACGCTGCAATTCTCTTCCTTTACGGCCAGGCCTTGGTGGCCGCAGGCGAGGGAGATCCTGCCGCAACCACGGGCCTAACCGTCATCATAGCACAGGGCACAATGGTCATCGTCTCAATCCTGTCTGCTTGGGCATCCGGCCGTTACGGCTACTGGTCAGCTGTTCTGCTCTCGTACTGCGTCTTGCCCGTCCGCGCCGCTGTCGCAGGCCGTGTTATGAAGGGCTGGGGCGTGTGGCCAGTCCAGATCCTCGATGGCATTGGCGCAGGTATTCAAAGCGTAGCAATTCCAGGGTTGCTAGCCGTTATGATGGCTGGCACTGGGCATGTAAATGTCACTATGAGCATTGTCGGTGGCATCACTCGACAGACTGGTGCCGCTATTTCGCACTCGTTGGCTGGGTGGGTGGCGCAGGCCAGGAGCTACAGCTTTGCGCTTTACCTGATGGGTGTCTTCCCTCTTGTCTCTGTATTCTTATGGGCtatcttttataagatcCTACGGCCGGTGATGGACAAGAAACTTGAGGAGACCAATACGTAG
- a CDS encoding copper amine oxidase, translated as MLLRQSFLGLLALGVVVEASSKTRQHGLFKRAANVTACNINEAAPKVNAPKVNVWAPISPDDNLAVWNLLHDPATGLNLTDPNNATITDNYVYWIDTLHTNKSTVLPYLGGTASPPLKYARVVIFSGGLEIPDSQEYMVGPLPVGNGTKVETLDYIFNGGSGGKIPYNSRYFDGPRLVASEPLLVSIMSNITDITSELIGGVYYGLSDNRTTLTSTSGTPLSYDGTQAFRTVMFRYPNTATYLTPLDFSVMLDVTGTDASQYKLRGIVTNEKFFPTVAALRTAWEAEELKEQFKQSRTPDWGLLDYKPEMGVRDLENKLAPQSLEVGGKRYKVDEEQKYIEYMGWSFYTSYSRTLGLMYYDIKFKGERIIYELSLQEAAAQYAGFTPKAAGTVYHDTYYSLGTYLGTLVEGYDCPFGSTFWNVTHHEGNSSVVSTDAICIFEADAGYPVSRHRYGSSNEYGFNYLGTVKASALTMRSVATVGNYDYMFDYSFHVDDSLEVTVRASGFLQSSFYYPDQEEFGPRIQEATMGSLHDHILTYKADFDILDTKNSLEQPNNAAMYCIVNPNATNAWGEKRGYRIVPGKSNIHLTPLNSPWTKYQTPFAKSHLALSRQHDTEPYANSHSNVNLPLKPQQDFMNFFDGESVENEDIVLWFNLGMHHFTRSEDIPVTLYSEAVSSIVFAPQNFNDRAQDGDLQNRRWIVVNETTGELESDTYGVELPSECEVGFSGPVLGIKKNEEA; from the exons ATGCTTTTGAGACAGTCTTTCTTAGGTCTTCTAGCCCTTGGTGTGGTAGTCGAGGCATCTTCTAAGACGAGACAACATGGGCTGTTCAAGCGGGCAGCGAATGTCACAGCCTGCAACATCAACGAGGCCGCACCCAAGGTCAACGCACCGAAAGTCAACGTCTGGGCTCCCATCTCCCCTGATGATAACCTCGCTGTGTGGAATCTACTCCACGATCCGGCAACAGGTCTGAACCTCACAGACCCCAACAATGCTACGATTACGGACAACTATGTCTACTGGATCGACACTCTCCACACCAATAAGTCCACTGTCCTACCGTACCTCGGTGGTACCGCTAGCCCGCCGCTAAAATATGCGCGAGTAGTCATCTTCAGCGGAGGCCTGGAGATCCCAGACTCACAGGAGTACATGGTCGGACCTCTTCCCGTCGGCAACGGAACCAAGGTGGAGACGCTCGACTACATCTTCAACGGCGGCAGTGGTGGCAAGATCCCGTACAACAGTCGCTATTTTGACGGCCCCCGCCTGGTAGCCTCCGAGCCGCTACTTGTGTCTATCATGAGCAACATCACCGACATCACGTCTGAACTCATTGGCGGGGTTTACTACGGCTTGAGCGATAATCGGACTACCCTCACTTCCACCAGCGGTACGCCCCTTTCTTATGACGGCACCCAAGCATTTCGCACGGTTATGTTTAGATATCCCAATACAGCGACATATCTTACGCCACTAGACTTCTCCGTTATGCTAGACGTTACCGGCACAGATGCTTCACAGTACAAATTACGAGGCATCGTGACGAATGAGAAGTTCTTTCCCACCGTCGCTGCTCTGCGGACTGCGTGGGAGGCAGAAGAGCTGAAGGAGCAATTTAAGCAGAGCCGGACTCCCGACTGGGGTCTCCTGGATTATAAGCCTGAGATGGGAGTCAGAGACCTCGAGAACAAGCTAGCGCCTCAAAGCCTCGAGGTTGGCGGCAAGAGGTATAAGGTTGATGAGGAACAGAAATACATCGAATACATGGGGTGGTCCTTCTACACCTCGTACTCTCGAACCCTTGGGCTGATGTACTATGACATCAAGTTCAAGGGCGAAAGGATCATCTACGAGCTTTCGCTACAGGAAGCTGCTGCACAATATGCTGGTTTTACACCCAAGGCAGCTGGAACAGTGTACCACGATACGTACTACAGCCTTGGTACCTACCTGGGCACGTTGGTCGAGGGGTATGATTGCCCCTTTGGCAGCACTTTCTGGAACGTCACGCACCACGAAGGCAACTCATCTGTCGTCAGCACAGATGCGATATGCATTTTCGAAGCCGATGCTGGCTATCCTGTTTCACGCCATCGATACGGTAGTAGTAATGAGTACGGATTCAATTATCTGGGCACAGTCAAGGCCTCGGCTTTGACTATGCGATCGGTAGCGACTGTGGGAAACTACGACTACATGTTCGACTACTCTTTCCACGTTGACGATAGTCTCGAGGTCACAGTCCGAGCATCGGGATTCCTGCAATCTTCATTCTACTACCCAGACCAGGAAGAGTTTGGTCCCAGAATCCAGGAGGCGACGATGGGATCACTACACGATCATATTCTCACCTACAAGGCCGACTTTGATATTCTCGACACCAAAAACAGTCTTGAA CAACCAAACAACGCGGCAATGTACTGCATTGTTAATCCAAACGCCACGAACGCGTGGGGGGAAAAGCGCGGCTACCGCATAGTCCCCGGAAAGTCCAATATTCATCTCACGCCGCTCAATTCTCCCTGGACGAAGTACCAGACGCCGTTCGCTAAGTCACACCTCGCGCTCTCGAGACAGCATGACACCGAGCCGTACGCGAACAGTCACTCCAACGTCAACTTGCCTCTGAAGCCCCAACAAGACTTCATGAATTTTTTTGATGGCGAGAGTGTCGAAAATGAAGATATCGTTCTTTGGTTCAATTTGGGTATGCATCACTTCACCAGGTCCGAGGATATCCCCGTTACACTTTATAGCGAGGCTGTTAGCAGCATTGTCTTTGCGCCGCAGAACTTCAACGATCGGGCGCAGGACGGCGATCTGCAGAACAGGAGATGGATCGTCGTTAACGAGACGACTGGTGAACTTGAGTCTGATACTTATGGGGTTGAATTGCCTTCCGAGTGTGAGGTTGGCTTTTCTGGGCCTGTTCTCGGGATCAAGAAGAACGAAGAAGCATGA